GTCCTGCCCCAATAAAAGCCCGAAAACCATACTGCTGCTCAACAGAACGCCGTTTCTGTCGAATGTAATAGGCTTCTAAATATCGTCCTTCTTCAAAGTAGAGCGATCGCAGTCTCCGCAATAAGCGAATATAACGATGGGCATCGTATTGATGGGCACTGTTTTCTAATGCTGCTGGTAGTTCTTTTGTCGCCTTATCTAAGTATTCACGAGCGATTACTAGCTCACCGATATTTCGCTGTGCTTTCGCCAATACTAAATAGTAAGTTTGCGCCAATAATAATGGAAATAAGCAGTTATAAGGGTCGTTCTGCTTTTGCGCCTCCCCTAATTTTAGTAGCGATACGTGTGCTAAGATACTCGCCTGTACCCACCGCGACTGCTCCACAGCCACCTGTGCCAGAAAACCGTAGTCACAAGCTAATTGGATTTGAGTACCATAAGTTTGATGTAATTCCAAAGACTTTTGAGCAACTGTCTGCAATTCTTCCCACTCTTGCAGATATTGCAAAACCTCAGCAAGTTGATTAATAAATCCAGCAACTATATCTAAACGCCCAGCCACCTGTAAGATATGCAAGCATTGCTGAAAATAAGATTTAGCAGTGTACCAATGGCGGCGGTTTTCTGTTTGATTTTGCTCTGCAAAACGGCAATAACACAACCCAATATAAAACAGCAAAATTCCCTGTCGCAGCAGTAGGGGAGATGGACGATTAGGAGGCGTAGACGAAGAGAATACCCCCTCATCTCCCCCGCTCCCTCGGTTACTGAGCGTAGTCGTTGGCGCAGCCTCTCGTAGAGAAGTATGCTCCCCTGCTCCCCTACCCCTCTGCTCCTCTGCCCCTCTGCTCCCCTGCTCCCCGGTCACTGAGCGTAGCCGAAGTGCTGCTCCCACCGTCTCTGCCAACTTTTGCCAAACTTGCAAGCTTTGCTGAAAATGGCTTAAACCTGTATTGATGCGATCGCTAATATAATTATCTAGACCAAAAACAAATTCTAAACTAGCGTGTAATTCTGGCTCTAAGGTAATACCACGATTGTGCAACTCTTTTATCGCAAAGTGGAGTTCATAGCTATGTTCCCAGACTTGCTCGACAGTGGAATAATGCTTTGCAAGTTGAGGAGGTTGGTGTTGTGCAGCATCGTTTGCTAACACCGTAGCAAATAAAGAGTCAGTTTCCTGTTGCAGAAATTCCAGCAGTGATTGAGTTGTCATTTCAAACCGAATCGGTGTCGCCGCCCAACTAGCAAAATCTGGTGCTAAACGGACTACCTTTTGCAACACTTCCTCATTCATCCAGACAATCATCGGAAATGGGTGGCGTTTGCGAAATTCATCCCGAATATGATTAACAGACCTCAGAAAATCGTCGAGTCCATCTACTGACTCTAAACCCAAAATCATCAACGCCGATGGTGGATTAGCTTCGGTTAGTAGTTGTAAATGAATACTTGTATAAAGACTTCTGGCATTATGCGGCAGAATTACCTTTTGAATGTGGTGTACTCCTGAAGAGATTTCTTCGAGTCGTTGCAGCATAAGTTCTTGCAAAACTCGATAATTGCAGCACACCAAAACCAAGGAAAATTGACCGCTAGAAAGGGTAATTGCTCTCCCCAAACTCCGTAAAGCCCGCTCATTAGCTGCTGTTATATCTACTTGTGAGTGTCGTTCAACCATGATTTAAATTTTTCCGTCTCTGCTAAAACTGGGTTGACGGCAAACCAAGCTCCCTGATGATCGCGGTATTCAAATACAAATAGACTTCGCAAAAGGGTATGGTATTCTATATCACCTCTAACTCGTTGCTGTTGCACCACCTGAAAGATTAGTTCCCACTCATGGGGGTCGATAGCGTTAGCTCGGTAATCGCGCTGTCTTCGGATCACCAGTTCGACACATTCCCGCTCAAAGGGTGGATCTTGTTCTCGCAAACAGTCAAACAGTAAACCTAGTAAGTCGCGGACATGACCACCACTCATTAGGCACAATCGATCTAAGGTTTCTAAACTATCAAACACCTCTGTAATTAAGCCTAACCGATCGCTAGGTAAAATGTCTGGAAAAGCTCTAGCTAGCACCATTTGCCGCATCATTGCTAGCCCTTGCGGAAAAATCTCGCCAGAGCGCAAACGCACAGGTATCATCGGTAAAACTTTTGGTGCGACTCCACCGCCTAAACGATGCTGAAGTTCGGCGCTATCGTTGGAGAAAGTCAAGGCTAGGGGAATAGTGTAGACTACATGACAATTCAGTTTGCGTAATTGTTCGCCCCGTTGAATAAATAAATATTCTGGCAGCGATCGCCCTGATGGTAAAGGTCGAATTGCGACTCGATCCAAGTTATCAACAATTACCACCAATCCTCTTTTACCCCTGGCTTTCAGTTCCTTGGTGGCAGGTTCTAGTAATTCTTGATTAATTGACTGTAAAATATTTGCGGTTCGTGGTTCTAGATAATCTCTTAACCGCCGCCGCAATTGGGGACTTTCTTTTGTTTTAGCTGTAATTTTGGCAATCCCTACAGACAACTCTGCTTCTACCCCAACGTCAATTGGCGTCTGCAAGAAATCCACAACTTCACCAAACAACTTGCTAAAGTAGCGAGGCTTGAGCCTAATTTTCATCGGTTCTAGGCTTTCACTCACCTGTCCAGCGATCGCTAACAAAATATCAGTCACATCCACATCGGCCATTTCTAAGACATGGGTAGACTCAAAATAAACTACATGAAATTGCTGCACTTCTAAC
This portion of the Nostoc sp. GT001 genome encodes:
- a CDS encoding P-loop NTPase fold protein, with the protein product MLLDLERFYQACNPSRPLIIGNPSDRRYYIDFAAVRGGKIIEALQRTIAKISPDIPTCQLFTGHLGCGKSTELLRLKAELEVQQFHVVYFESTHVLEMADVDVTDILLAIAGQVSESLEPMKIRLKPRYFSKLFGEVVDFLQTPIDVGVEAELSVGIAKITAKTKESPQLRRRLRDYLEPRTANILQSINQELLEPATKELKARGKRGLVVIVDNLDRVAIRPLPSGRSLPEYLFIQRGEQLRKLNCHVVYTIPLALTFSNDSAELQHRLGGGVAPKVLPMIPVRLRSGEIFPQGLAMMRQMVLARAFPDILPSDRLGLITEVFDSLETLDRLCLMSGGHVRDLLGLLFDCLREQDPPFERECVELVIRRQRDYRANAIDPHEWELIFQVVQQQRVRGDIEYHTLLRSLFVFEYRDHQGAWFAVNPVLAETEKFKSWLNDTHK